A genome region from Methanocaldococcus sp. includes the following:
- a CDS encoding DEAD/DEAH box helicase, which translates to MEKVLNVLKDFGIKELRPPQKKALDRGLLDNKNFLISIPTASGKTLIGEMALINHLLDENKKPTGKKGIFIVPLKALASEKYEEFKNKYEKYGLRVALSIGDYSEEEDLSNYDLIITTAEKLDSLWRHKIPWINDVSVVVVDEIHLINDESRGGTLEILLTKLKELDIQIIGLSATIGNPEELAEWLNAELIVDDWRPVELKKGIYRGGIIEYLNGSCKRIKVESNDIYSLVVDCIKDGGSCLIFCNTKKGAVNEAKKLNLKKFLTDEEKMKLKEISEEILSILEPPTEMCKTLAECILNGVAFHHAGLTYQHRKIVEKSFRERLIKVICCTPTLCLNANTEILQESGFKKITELNKNEKVFALCGKEIKPVSGWKIHKTPQHEYNIVVRTVNGLEITTTPNHIFLVKNGKEICEKEAKELKVGDYVATVDKIRIKEKDIGLSNGDLYFIGYFIGDGYTGVIEKNVFKGCPDLAFNPKYPPNFDDSELHKKYFLKCRISKGVAHYRYSKKLRKIFNKLNLLTKDNKNIDAFCNLPLEKLSYLIAGLFDSDGYIKNRKNIEFYSISEKLIKKLQFVLLRFGIHSSIRKKKTKFKDIYVLTIRDFISIKRFYENIPLRHKEKRRKLGEIIKSKEISKKECYDGDIYWSKIKEIKKIKVNDKYAYDIELPDDGSNSHYIVANGFIVHNSAGINLPCRRVIVKDLMRYTNRGLRYIPIMEVQQCIGRAGRPGLDPYGEGIIIAKGDRDYLRAYQILTQKPEPIYSKLSNQAVLRTQLLGLISTGYIKDEYDLESFIKNTFYAYQYGNLREVAKNIYEVINFLEENEFIVDFVPTELGKRISELYIDPLSAKYIIDGLKEMEREEDLYYLYLVSKTLEMMPNLRVYRSEELDLISEMEYFGIKNFDIEDLEAFKTAKMLYDWINETPEEKILKKYKIEPGILRYKVENAVWIMHALKEIAKILNKNTDIPEKLEIRLEYGAKEDIIEILNIKYIGRVRARKLYNAGIKSIDDIINNPSKVAQIIGEKITKKILNELGVKYGQQKLL; encoded by the coding sequence ATGGAAAAAGTTTTAAATGTTTTGAAGGATTTTGGTATAAAAGAACTTAGACCTCCTCAAAAAAAGGCATTAGATAGAGGACTTTTAGATAATAAAAATTTTTTAATTTCTATCCCAACGGCCTCTGGAAAAACGCTAATTGGAGAAATGGCATTAATAAATCATCTTTTAGATGAGAACAAAAAACCAACTGGTAAAAAAGGAATATTTATAGTTCCATTAAAGGCATTAGCATCAGAAAAATATGAAGAATTCAAAAATAAATATGAAAAGTATGGTTTAAGAGTAGCGTTATCAATTGGAGATTACAGTGAGGAGGAAGATTTAAGTAATTACGATTTGATTATAACCACTGCAGAAAAACTTGACTCTCTTTGGAGGCATAAAATTCCTTGGATTAATGATGTTTCAGTTGTAGTTGTTGATGAAATTCATTTAATAAATGATGAATCAAGAGGAGGAACTTTAGAGATTTTATTAACTAAATTAAAGGAATTAGATATACAAATTATTGGCTTGTCTGCCACAATTGGTAATCCTGAGGAATTGGCAGAATGGTTAAATGCTGAACTTATAGTTGATGATTGGAGACCAGTTGAGTTAAAAAAGGGAATTTACAGAGGAGGAATTATAGAGTATTTAAATGGAAGTTGTAAAAGGATAAAAGTTGAAAGTAATGATATATACAGTTTAGTAGTTGATTGTATAAAAGATGGAGGAAGTTGTTTAATATTTTGTAATACAAAAAAAGGGGCAGTTAATGAGGCAAAAAAATTAAATTTAAAGAAATTTTTAACAGATGAAGAAAAGATGAAACTAAAAGAAATATCTGAAGAGATTTTATCAATATTAGAACCACCAACTGAAATGTGTAAAACCTTGGCTGAATGCATTTTAAATGGGGTTGCATTTCATCACGCTGGTTTAACCTATCAACATAGGAAAATTGTTGAAAAATCTTTTAGAGAGAGGTTAATTAAGGTTATTTGCTGTACTCCTACACTCTGTTTAAATGCAAATACTGAAATATTACAAGAAAGTGGATTTAAAAAGATTACAGAATTGAATAAAAATGAGAAAGTATTTGCATTGTGTGGAAAGGAAATAAAACCAGTTAGCGGATGGAAAATTCACAAAACTCCACAGCATGAATACAATATTGTTGTAAGGACTGTAAATGGATTAGAAATTACTACAACTCCTAACCATATATTTTTAGTAAAGAATGGAAAAGAGATTTGTGAAAAAGAAGCTAAGGAGTTAAAAGTTGGGGATTATGTGGCAACTGTTGATAAGATAAGAATTAAGGAGAAAGATATTGGTTTATCTAATGGAGACCTTTACTTCATTGGATATTTTATAGGAGACGGCTACACAGGAGTTATAGAGAAAAATGTGTTTAAAGGCTGTCCTGACCTTGCATTTAATCCAAAATATCCACCAAATTTTGATGACTCTGAACTTCACAAAAAATATTTTTTGAAATGTAGGATATCAAAAGGTGTTGCTCATTATAGATATTCAAAAAAGCTAAGAAAAATTTTTAATAAATTAAATTTACTCACAAAAGATAACAAAAATATTGATGCATTTTGTAATCTTCCGTTGGAAAAGTTATCATACCTTATTGCAGGATTGTTTGATAGTGATGGATATATAAAAAATAGAAAAAATATCGAGTTTTACTCAATATCTGAAAAGCTTATCAAGAAGTTGCAGTTTGTATTATTAAGATTTGGAATTCACAGTAGTATTAGAAAAAAGAAAACTAAATTTAAAGACATTTATGTATTGACAATTAGAGACTTTATAAGTATAAAAAGATTTTATGAAAATATTCCACTAAGGCATAAGGAAAAAAGAAGAAAATTAGGAGAAATTATAAAAAGTAAAGAAATATCTAAAAAAGAATGTTATGATGGAGATATATATTGGAGTAAAATTAAGGAAATTAAAAAAATAAAAGTAAATGACAAATATGCTTACGACATAGAACTGCCTGATGATGGGAGTAATAGCCATTATATTGTGGCAAATGGGTTTATAGTGCATAATTCTGCTGGAATAAATTTGCCTTGTAGAAGAGTTATAGTCAAAGATTTGATGAGATATACAAATAGAGGTTTAAGATATATTCCAATTATGGAAGTTCAACAGTGCATAGGCAGAGCTGGAAGACCTGGATTAGATCCTTATGGTGAGGGAATAATTATAGCAAAAGGTGATAGAGATTATTTGAGGGCGTATCAGATATTAACCCAAAAGCCAGAGCCAATATATTCAAAACTGTCAAATCAGGCTGTGTTAAGAACTCAACTTTTAGGATTAATATCTACTGGATATATTAAGGATGAGTATGATTTAGAATCGTTTATAAAAAATACATTTTATGCTTATCAATATGGAAATTTAAGAGAGGTTGCTAAAAATATTTACGAAGTGATTAATTTCTTAGAAGAGAATGAGTTTATTGTTGATTTTGTTCCGACAGAATTAGGAAAAAGAATTTCTGAACTTTATATAGATCCATTATCTGCCAAATATATTATAGATGGATTAAAAGAGATGGAAAGAGAGGAAGATTTATATTATTTATATTTAGTTTCAAAAACCTTAGAGATGATGCCAAATTTAAGAGTTTATAGATCTGAAGAGTTAGATTTAATTAGTGAAATGGAATATTTTGGCATAAAAAACTTTGATATAGAAGATTTAGAGGCGTTTAAAACTGCAAAAATGCTTTATGATTGGATTAATGAAACTCCAGAAGAGAAAATTTTAAAGAAGTATAAGATTGAGCCAGGAATTTTAAGATACAAGGTAGAAAATGCTGTTTGGATCATGCACGCTTTAAAGGAAATAGCTAAGATACTAAATAAAAATACTGATATTCCTGAAAAGTTAGAGATAAGATTAGAATATGGGGCTAAAGAGGATATTATTGAGATATTAAACATAAAATATATTGGAAGAGTTAGAGCAAGAAAATTATACAACGCTGGAATTAAATCTATTGATGATATAATAAATAATCCTTCAAAAGTTGCTCAAATTATTGGAGAAAAAATAACTAAAAAGATTTTAAATGAGTTGGGAGTTAAATATGGACAGCAAAAATTATTATAA
- a CDS encoding class I SAM-dependent methyltransferase has translation MNVFDKFAEEYDRWFDENPLIYNAEIECLKRHIPKGKGLEIGVGTGRFAKPFNIKIGVDISKEMAKIAEKRGIKVIISSGENLPFNDEEFDFVLINTVLEFVEDPKKVLEEAKRVLKKGGKIVIGIIDKDSYLGKIYEEKKKKSKFYKDAKFLSAKEVIEILKELKFKNIKATQTLFEDEYRKYEIKEGYGKGGFVAISAYK, from the coding sequence ATGAATGTATTTGATAAATTTGCTGAGGAATACGATAGATGGTTTGATGAAAACCCTTTAATTTACAATGCAGAAATTGAGTGCTTAAAGAGGCATATACCAAAAGGTAAAGGTTTAGAAATTGGAGTAGGCACTGGAAGATTTGCAAAACCCTTTAATATAAAGATAGGAGTCGATATATCAAAAGAAATGGCTAAAATAGCTGAAAAAAGAGGAATAAAAGTAATTATTAGTAGTGGAGAGAATTTACCTTTTAATGACGAAGAATTTGACTTTGTATTAATAAATACTGTTTTGGAGTTTGTAGAAGACCCTAAAAAAGTTTTAGAGGAGGCTAAGAGAGTTCTAAAAAAGGGAGGGAAAATTGTAATAGGAATCATAGATAAAGATAGTTATTTAGGAAAAATTTATGAGGAAAAAAAGAAAAAAAGTAAATTTTACAAAGATGCAAAATTTTTATCTGCAAAAGAAGTTATAGAGATCTTAAAAGAACTAAAATTTAAAAATATAAAGGCAACTCAGACACTTTTTGAAGATGAATATAGAAAATATGAGATTAAAGAAGGTTATGGGAAAGGTGGCTTTGTAGCAATATCTGCATATAAATAA
- a CDS encoding LysR family transcriptional regulator yields the protein MKDFKADVVVEYKGKVITPNQIKLLKSLQKTKSQNEASKLLNINPSSFNIQLKRLEKKLGVKLYYSTPNGTILTEDGLKILEIYEFSKKRLNNKFFTVSGFVSGEIAKILFENPIITSFDNALKLLKLNFVDILGVDDSYWVFRLNDERFLKSEIGNFDINIFLVVYDHFVMVSKKEFDYKNLVGVRYSSHRIVYNILKKEGINFKVKIRTKNPFKAIELVNEGYSLFLNESLLKYVDDNLNIEYPKFYEKTIHAINFISLNREIKIDKDYIKKIKKLGFKYECI from the coding sequence ATGAAAGATTTTAAAGCAGATGTTGTTGTAGAATATAAAGGGAAGGTAATAACTCCAAACCAAATAAAACTTTTAAAATCTTTGCAAAAAACTAAATCACAGAATGAAGCGTCTAAATTGTTAAATATAAATCCATCCTCTTTTAATATTCAGTTGAAAAGGTTAGAAAAGAAATTGGGAGTTAAACTATATTACTCTACTCCAAATGGGACTATTTTAACTGAGGATGGATTAAAAATTTTGGAAATTTATGAATTTAGTAAAAAAAGATTAAATAATAAATTTTTTACAGTTTCAGGATTTGTTAGTGGGGAAATTGCTAAAATATTATTTGAAAATCCAATAATAACATCTTTTGACAATGCCTTAAAACTATTGAAATTAAACTTTGTAGATATATTGGGAGTTGATGACAGTTACTGGGTTTTTAGATTAAATGATGAAAGATTTTTGAAGTCAGAGATTGGAAATTTTGATATTAACATATTCTTAGTTGTCTATGACCACTTTGTGATGGTTAGTAAAAAAGAGTTTGACTACAAAAATTTAGTAGGAGTTAGATATAGTTCTCATAGAATAGTTTATAATATCTTAAAGAAAGAAGGAATAAATTTTAAAGTAAAAATTAGGACTAAAAATCCTTTTAAAGCAATAGAGTTGGTTAATGAAGGTTACAGTTTATTTTTAAACGAAAGTTTATTAAAATATGTTGATGATAATTTGAATATAGAATATCCTAAATTCTATGAAAAAACTATACATGCGATAAACTTTATAAGTTTAAATAGGGAGATAAAAATAGATAAAGATTACATTAAAAAAATAAAAAAATTAGGTTTTAAGTATGAATGTATTTGA
- the dapF gene encoding diaminopimelate epimerase has translation MEFTKMHALGNDYIVINEFYGEKVKENDKSQFSRKICRRGFSVGGDGVIFIQKPTSDEYDVRFRIFNSDGSEAEMCGNGIRCFSKYVYERIIKKNPLKVETKGGLRICEMEIEDDEVKKVKVYMGVPKFKLKDIPMKIEGYKDDDEFIDGELKLKNPYLPKVKLSVVNVGNPHAVIFVEDNNIDLNFAKKYLNVIGKEIENHPVFPERINVHFVEVLNPNEIRIVTWERGSGYTTACGTGTTASVIISHKLGKTKNKVLAHLDGGKLEIEIKNDGVYMIGDAVIVYDAKLINIGW, from the coding sequence ATGGAATTTACAAAGATGCATGCTCTTGGAAATGATTATATAGTTATTAATGAATTTTACGGAGAGAAAGTTAAAGAAAATGATAAATCGCAATTTTCAAGGAAAATATGTAGGAGAGGTTTTTCCGTAGGAGGAGATGGAGTTATATTCATACAAAAACCTACATCTGATGAATACGATGTAAGATTTAGAATTTTTAACAGTGATGGCTCTGAGGCTGAGATGTGTGGAAATGGTATAAGATGCTTTTCAAAGTATGTTTATGAGAGAATTATTAAAAAAAATCCTTTAAAAGTAGAGACAAAGGGAGGTTTAAGAATCTGTGAAATGGAAATTGAAGATGATGAGGTTAAAAAAGTTAAAGTTTATATGGGAGTTCCAAAATTTAAATTAAAAGACATTCCAATGAAAATTGAAGGTTATAAAGATGATGATGAATTTATAGATGGAGAGTTAAAATTAAAAAATCCTTACCTACCAAAAGTTAAATTGAGTGTTGTTAATGTAGGAAATCCTCACGCAGTTATATTTGTTGAAGATAATAACATTGACTTAAATTTTGCTAAGAAATATTTAAATGTTATTGGAAAAGAAATTGAAAATCATCCTGTATTTCCAGAAAGAATTAATGTCCATTTTGTAGAGGTTTTAAATCCTAACGAGATTAGAATCGTTACTTGGGAAAGAGGATCTGGATACACAACAGCGTGTGGAACAGGAACTACGGCTTCAGTTATTATATCTCACAAACTTGGTAAAACAAAGAATAAGGTTTTAGCACATTTAGATGGGGGTAAATTGGAGATTGAGATTAAAAACGATGGAGTTTATATGATTGGAGATGCTGTAATTGTATATGATGCCAAATTAATAAATATTGGATGGTAA
- a CDS encoding PRC-barrel domain-containing protein translates to MEIRRDKIPAKLLFGRKVIGNLGSIIGVVRDIIFDEKIGKLVSLEIEPSENSPINVEEGKCVLIPYRLVTAVKDVFVIDEKNLNKVTIKPSTR, encoded by the coding sequence ATGGAAATTAGAAGAGATAAGATACCTGCTAAATTGTTATTTGGTAGAAAAGTTATAGGAAATTTAGGAAGTATTATTGGAGTAGTTAGAGATATTATATTCGATGAAAAAATAGGAAAATTGGTTTCTTTAGAAATTGAACCTTCTGAAAATAGTCCAATAAATGTAGAAGAGGGAAAGTGTGTTTTAATTCCTTATAGACTCGTAACTGCGGTTAAAGATGTTTTTGTAATAGATGAAAAGAACTTAAATAAAGTAACTATAAAGCCCTCTACTCGTTAA
- the cobY gene encoding adenosylcobinamide-phosphate guanylyltransferase — MDALIMAGGRGSRMGYVEKPLIKIKDKPLISYVIQPLLESDKINKIYIATSLNTKNTKKFIISNYKDYKNIKVIETSGNGYIEDLNECIKYFSKPFLVVSSDLVNLSSKIINSIVDYFYSIKSKNPEIESLTVMIPKNKYIKHVNATIEFNGLIPVGINIVSPKSGYQKEEIMVIDELIINVNTPDDLKFAENFLKNKKYK, encoded by the coding sequence ATGGATGCTCTAATTATGGCAGGGGGTAGAGGATCAAGAATGGGATATGTAGAGAAACCATTAATTAAAATAAAGGATAAACCACTCATATCTTATGTAATCCAACCTTTATTAGAGTCAGATAAAATAAATAAAATATATATTGCCACATCGCTAAATACTAAAAATACAAAAAAATTTATTATCTCAAATTATAAAGATTATAAAAATATTAAAGTTATTGAAACCTCTGGTAATGGCTATATAGAAGATTTAAATGAGTGCATAAAATATTTTTCAAAGCCATTTTTAGTAGTAAGTTCTGATTTAGTAAATTTATCATCGAAAATTATTAATAGTATAGTAGATTACTTTTACAGTATTAAATCTAAAAATCCAGAAATTGAATCTTTAACTGTTATGATCCCTAAAAATAAATATATTAAACATGTGAATGCAACAATTGAATTTAATGGCTTAATTCCAGTAGGAATAAATATAGTGTCTCCAAAGAGTGGATATCAAAAAGAGGAGATTATGGTAATTGATGAGTTAATAATTAATGTCAATACTCCTGACGATTTAAAATTTGCGGAAAATTTTTTGAAAAATAAAAAGTATAAATAA
- a CDS encoding TldD/PmbA family protein, whose product MINNINIEKLEKLLEIGDYADLRINVKESNTITLKDGKIEEISSGLGQGVAVRILYKNGWGFATSNIINEKEIESLINKAYKMAKLSNEYSEKEVSLKDYKAIVDNYQMIGKINPVKVDIDEKKDIIIDAYKNMMDKKIKSISVSYSDVLGKKIFLNSEGSRIEGEITRCIMYMNCVAKENGNLQYGAERTGGFGFEKIKDNYLNLSIEAKNRSLRLLKAKPCPKGKFKVILDPELAGVFIHEAVGHASEADLVLQNDSVFKDKLGKRVGSEYVTVIDDATVKDAFGSYKYDDEGVEGKKTAIIENGILKTYLHSRETAGRMNAELTGNGRSEGLNKPIVRMSNTYIKPGDWSFEELLEDTKEGIFLKGSRGGQVDTGKGLFQFSAVEAYLIENGELTKVLKDAGLSGEILDILFKVDAVTKDFKLSVGYCGKYGQSVPVGDGGGFIRTIAILS is encoded by the coding sequence ATGATCAACAATATTAATATAGAAAAATTAGAAAAACTCTTGGAGATAGGAGATTATGCAGATTTAAGAATTAATGTTAAGGAATCAAATACTATAACATTAAAGGATGGAAAAATAGAAGAAATTTCTTCTGGATTAGGGCAAGGAGTTGCTGTTAGGATTTTATATAAAAATGGTTGGGGATTTGCTACCTCAAATATTATAAATGAAAAAGAAATTGAGAGTTTAATAAATAAGGCATACAAAATGGCTAAACTTTCAAATGAATATTCAGAAAAAGAAGTATCTCTAAAAGATTATAAGGCAATAGTAGATAATTACCAAATGATTGGAAAAATAAATCCCGTAAAAGTAGATATTGATGAAAAGAAGGATATAATAATAGATGCTTACAAAAATATGATGGACAAAAAAATTAAAAGTATTTCTGTAAGTTATTCTGATGTATTGGGTAAAAAAATATTTTTAAATAGCGAAGGTTCAAGAATTGAAGGAGAAATAACAAGATGCATAATGTATATGAATTGCGTTGCCAAAGAGAATGGAAACTTACAATATGGAGCGGAGAGAACTGGTGGCTTTGGATTTGAAAAAATAAAAGATAATTATTTGAATTTATCTATTGAAGCAAAAAATAGATCTTTAAGATTACTTAAAGCAAAACCTTGTCCAAAAGGTAAATTTAAAGTGATTTTAGACCCTGAGTTAGCAGGAGTATTTATACATGAAGCTGTTGGACATGCTTCAGAGGCTGATTTAGTTTTACAAAACGATAGTGTATTTAAAGATAAGTTAGGAAAGAGAGTTGGAAGTGAGTATGTAACAGTTATAGATGACGCTACGGTTAAAGATGCCTTTGGTTCTTATAAATATGATGATGAAGGAGTTGAAGGAAAAAAGACAGCTATTATTGAAAATGGAATTTTAAAAACATATTTACATTCAAGAGAAACCGCTGGAAGAATGAATGCTGAATTAACAGGAAATGGAAGATCAGAGGGATTAAATAAGCCAATTGTAAGAATGAGTAATACTTATATAAAACCAGGAGATTGGTCATTTGAAGAACTCTTAGAGGATACAAAAGAGGGAATATTTTTAAAAGGTTCAAGAGGAGGGCAAGTTGATACTGGTAAAGGATTATTTCAGTTTAGTGCAGTTGAAGCATATTTAATTGAAAATGGAGAATTAACCAAAGTTTTAAAAGATGCTGGACTAAGTGGAGAAATTTTAGATATATTATTTAAGGTAGATGCCGTTACAAAAGATTTTAAACTAAGCGTTGGTTACTGTGGAAAATATGGACAGAGTGTTCCAGTAGGTGATGGAGGAGGTTTTATAAGAACTATTGCTATACTCTCTTAA
- a CDS encoding VAR1 protein isolog, which translates to MKKLKEFILFILVNVLPIVIIGWYLYENIGGANSLNEVIEDSPFKEFIYIDHDVIMEDNINNINKIYKPFLIFINGIYISRDGNAVGIKMPFAFMFKYIKIDNCSYYNGCIIKGNANLGKATPNDLTVLIPQNFKDIVIYSKDSIIAGVITNNETVYVWAFRKKGNITAKTIKLYLENVKKHNPNLIEYKVIDFKDKFCVYLKYRGHYLELNKLT; encoded by the coding sequence ATGAAAAAATTAAAAGAATTTATATTATTCATATTGGTAAATGTCCTTCCAATTGTTATTATTGGATGGTATTTGTATGAAAATATTGGAGGAGCAAACTCTTTAAATGAAGTTATAGAAGACTCTCCATTTAAAGAATTTATATATATTGATCACGATGTTATTATGGAGGATAATATAAATAACATAAATAAAATTTATAAGCCTTTTTTAATATTTATTAATGGAATTTATATTAGTCGCGATGGTAATGCAGTTGGGATAAAAATGCCCTTTGCATTTATGTTTAAATATATTAAAATTGACAATTGTTCTTATTATAATGGCTGTATTATAAAGGGTAATGCTAATTTAGGGAAAGCAACGCCAAATGATTTAACAGTTTTAATTCCTCAAAACTTTAAAGACATTGTTATTTATAGTAAAGATAGCATTATAGCCGGGGTAATTACAAATAACGAAACTGTATATGTGTGGGCTTTTAGAAAGAAAGGAAATATAACTGCAAAAACAATAAAATTATACTTAGAAAATGTAAAAAAACATAATCCAAATTTAATTGAATATAAAGTTATTGATTTTAAAGATAAATTTTGTGTATATCTTAAATATAGAGGGCATTATTTAGAATTAAATAAATTAACATAA